In the Theobroma cacao cultivar B97-61/B2 chromosome 1, Criollo_cocoa_genome_V2, whole genome shotgun sequence genome, one interval contains:
- the LOC18610676 gene encoding pentatricopeptide repeat-containing protein At2g17670: protein MGKIPPSFRPAISNSLIKRQPLESPTAIPHQFPEKTTKKRPSQHSKTAQASLGSRKAEPLFKSPDLSSAKKVFNSIVVTTKAPIDLRFHNTLLQSYASVSTVNDSISFLHHMVKAHPSFSPDRSTYHILLSQSCKAPDSSLSPVRQTLNLMVTNGLKPNQVTTDVAIRSLCEAGRIDHAVELVKELSLKHSPPDNFTFNFLVKNLCKCRTLSTVYGFIDDMKSSFGIKPDLVTYTILIDNVCNSKNLREAMRLVGVLNESGFKPDCFVYNTIMKGYCMLSKGSEIIEVYKKMKEEGVEPDLVTYNTLIFGLSKSGRVKEARKYLDIMVESGHFPDAVTYTSLMNGMCREGNALGAVLLLEEMERKGCSPNSCTYNTLLHGLCKGRLMEKGMELYRAMKSAGMMLEKASYATLVRALCREGRVAEAYEVFDYAVESKSLTDVAAYSTLEVTLKWLKKAREQGLAV from the coding sequence atggGAAAGATCCCACCTTCATTTCGTCCAGCAATCTCAAATTCTCTCATTAAAAGGCAGCCTTTAGAATCGCCAACAGCAATTCCCCATCAGTTTCCCGAGAAAACAACCAAGAAAAGACCATCCCAGCATTCTAAGACAGCCCAAGCTTCCCTAGGATCCCGCAAAGCTGAACCCCTATTCAAATCTCCAGACCTCTCATCCGCCAAGAaagttttcaattcaatcGTTGTCACGACGAAGGCCCCGATTGATCTTCGCTTCCACAACACTCTCTTACAATCTTATGCCTCAGTATCCACCGTCAATGACTCCATCTCTTTTCTTCACCACATGGTCAAAGCCCACCCTTCATTTTCCCCTGACCGATCAACTTACCACATCTTGCTCTCTCAATCTTGCAAAGCACCAGATTCCTCCCTCTCCCCTGTTCGCCAGACCCTCAATCTGATGGTCACTAATGGGCTCAAACCCAATCAGGTCACCACTGATGTTGCTATCCGGTCGCTTTGCGAAGCGGGACGCATTGATCATGCTGTAGAATTGGTAAAAGAACTTTCTTTAAAGCACTCTCCGCCTGATAATTTTACGTTCAACTTTCTGGTTAAGAATTTATGCAAGTGTAGAACTTTAAGTACGGTTTATGGTTTTATTGATGATATGAAGAGTTCTTTTGGTATAAAGCCTGATCTTGTTACTTATACTATATTAATTGATAACGTTTGTAATTCAAAGAACTTACGAGAGGCAATGAGATTGGTTGGTGTCCTTAATGAGTCAGGGTTTAAGCCAGATTGTTTTGTTTATAATACTATAATGAAAGGGTATTGTATGCTGAGTAAAGGGAGTGAGATAATTGAggtttataagaaaatgaaagaggaGGGTGTTGAGCCTGATCTTGTGACTTATAATACTTTGATCTTTGGGTTGTCAAAATCTGGGAGAGTAAAAGAAGCTAGAAAGTATTTGGATATTATGGTTGAATCAGGGCATTTTCCAGATGCTGTTACATATACATCTTTGATGAATGGAATGTGTAGGGAAGGAAATGCATTGGGTGCAGTGCTTTTGTTGGAGGAGATGGAAAGAAAGGGGTGTAGCCCGAATTCATGCACTTATAATACACTGCTTCATGGGTTGTGCAAGGGGAGATTGATGGAGAAAGGAATGGAGTTATATAGGGCAATGAAGTCGGCTGGTATGATGCTTGAGAAGGCTTCCTATGCTACTCTTGTGAGGGCACTTTGTAGGGAGGGCAGGGTCGCAGAGGCATATGAAGTGTTTGATTATGCTGTTGAGAGTAAAAGTCTAACTGATGTTGCTGCTTACTCGACATTGGAGGTTACCCTTAAGTGGCTGAAGAAAGCTAGAGAACAAGGGCTTGCAGTCTGA
- the LOC18610677 gene encoding uncharacterized protein LOC18610677 gives MAVSSVIHGSNVPVRSISLPSRLQPNSIEAELNELKTFRLLSASRTIHAGGETICTGFTRLAKLYNNIEEIVQSPLTQQALHHQQNVKLVEEALDDSVGLLDACGTARDLILMMMEQVQDLQSALRRRGGDSCIGSNILAYISFRKKLQKNIAKTLRVLKRLECNIGTFPLFNVDCHLSMVVKAQRESHAITISLFQSLLSFLSMPVLKTKAGGWSLISKLVPIAAERSQKIFNEVGIVDFTLHTVQGKLRKNDATIDPQIELKRLETLSGSIKGLEAGLDCLFRCLIRNRVSLLNILTPC, from the coding sequence ATGGCAGTCTCATCTGTAATTCATGGATCGAATGTTCCAGTCAGGTCCATTAGCTTGCCATCCAGGTTGCAGCCTAATTCTATTGAAGCAGAGCTGAACGAGCTGAAAACTTTCAGACTCTTGTCAGCTTCACGAACAATTCATGCAGGTGGTGAGACAATTTGTACAGGTTTCACCAGGCTTGCAAAGTTGTATAACAACATTGAGGAAATCGTGCAGTCTCCACTCACTCAACAAGCTCTTCACCATCAGCAAAACGTGAAACTAGTAGAGGAGGCACTCGATGACTCGGTCGGATTGCTGGATGCATGTGGCACCGCAAGAGACctaatattgatgatgatggagCAAGTACAAGACCTTCAGTCAGCTTTACGTAGGAGGGGAGGAGATTCATGCATCGGAAGCAACATCCTTGCTTACATCAGCTTTAGAAAGAAGTTGCAAAAGAACATTGCCAAAACCCTTAGAGTACTGAAGAGGTTGGAATGCAACATTGGCACCTTTCCTCTCTTTAATGTAGATTGCCATCTATCGATGGTGGTAAAAGCACAGAGAGAATCCCATGCCATCACTATTTCTCTGTTTCAATCCCTCCTGTCATTTCTTTCAATGCCTGTACTGAAAACAAAAGCTGGAGGTTGGtctttgatttcaaaattggTACCGATTGCAGCCGAGAGAAGCCAGAAGATTTTCAATGAGGTGGGGATCGTCGACTTTACCCTGCATACGGTCCAAGGGAAACTCCGAAAAAATGATGCCACGATTGATCCACAGATCGAACTAAAGAGATTGGAGACACTTTCTGGTAGCATCAAAGGTCTTGAGGCAGGTTTAGATTGCCTGTTCAGATGCCTGATCAGAAATAGAGTGTCTTTACTTAATATCCTCACACCTTGTTAG
- the LOC18610675 gene encoding NAC domain-containing protein 35 has protein sequence MQEKQTRLYLTSVFLVSSFNMENVTPELALLPGFRFHPTEEELVDYYLKGTAMGKIFHSGIIGFLNIYKHNPWDLPGMAEIGEREWYFFVPRERRAGHGGKPNRTTKTGYWKATGSDRHIRCPKEPREIVGLRKTLVFYTGKAPKGCRTDWVMNEYRLISNTNIATEDIVLAKIYRKATSLRVLEQRAEELVRTSHQSLPSNGASQSNFDAPLSLQGLDFGAERGEELFEAAKKELQKDANSEALTRVGSMPVAEPIMDWTSESVWAQLRSPSSYAMW, from the exons ATGCAAGAGAAGCAAACCCGTCTTTATTTGACTTCAGTGTTTCTTGTAAGTAGTTTTAATATGGAGAATGTTACTCCGGAGCTCGCATTATTACCAGGATTTCGCTTTCATCCCACCGAAGAAGAACTTGTCGACTATTACCTCAAGGGAACCGCTATgggtaaaatttttcattccGGCATCATTGGTTTTCTCAACATTTATAAACATAACCCTTGGGATTTGCCAG GTATGGCAGAGAtaggagagagagagtggtATTTCTTTGTGCCCAGGGAAAGAAGGGCTGGTCATGGAGGAAAGCCCAACCGGACAACTAAGACGGGCTACTGGAAGGCAACTGGGTCTGACCGTCACATCAGATGCCCCAAGGAGCCCCGAGAGATAGTGGGCCTAAGAAAAACTTTGGTTTTCTACACAGGGAAAGCACCGAAAGGCTGCAGAACTGATTGGGTCATGAACGAGTACAGACTCATCTCCAACACCAACATTGCAACG GAGGATATAGTACTCGCCAAGATTTACAGAAAGGCAACATCATTGAGGGTGTTGGAGCAAAGGGCAGAAGAACTTGTCAGGACATCTCATCAAAGCCTTCCCTCAAACGGTGCTTCTCAAAGTAACTTTGATGCGCCATTGTCCCTCCAAGGCCTTGATTTTGGAGCAGAGAGGGGAGAGGAATTATTCGAAGCAGCAAAGAAGGAATTGCAGAAGGACGCTAATTCTGAAGCCTTAACGAGAGTTGGATCCATGCCAGTAGCAGAGCCCATCATGGACTGGACATCGGAATCAGTGTGGGCTCAGCTGAGAAGTCCCAGTTCTTATGCCATGTGGTGA